The proteins below come from a single Vibrio diazotrophicus genomic window:
- the modB gene encoding molybdate ABC transporter permease subunit has protein sequence MLSDYELTALLLSLKVAAYAVVWLLPVGVILGWVLARKEFVGKSVLDSLIHLPLVLPPVVIGYLLLISMGRRGVIGSWLYDWFGVSFSFSWRGAVLACVVVSLPLMVRAIRLSVESIDIKLEQAAKTLGASPIKVFFTITLPLTLPGVITGVMLAFARSLGEFGATISFVSNIPAETQTIPLAMFTFLETPGEEMAAARLCIISIVIALLSLLTSEWVSRRVRRRVGVSQ, from the coding sequence ATGCTCAGTGATTATGAGTTAACCGCACTGCTATTAAGTTTGAAAGTGGCCGCATACGCTGTTGTGTGGCTGCTACCTGTTGGGGTAATACTTGGCTGGGTACTTGCTCGTAAAGAGTTTGTTGGTAAAAGCGTGTTGGATAGCCTAATTCATTTGCCTTTAGTGCTTCCGCCTGTGGTGATCGGTTATTTGTTGTTGATCTCGATGGGCAGGAGAGGCGTAATTGGCAGTTGGCTCTATGACTGGTTTGGCGTTTCTTTTAGTTTTAGTTGGCGTGGTGCTGTTTTAGCTTGTGTGGTTGTGTCACTTCCTTTGATGGTGCGAGCGATTCGTTTAAGCGTAGAAAGTATTGATATTAAACTAGAACAAGCGGCAAAGACGCTTGGCGCTTCACCGATAAAAGTATTCTTTACTATTACTCTACCTTTAACACTGCCTGGTGTAATAACCGGAGTCATGCTTGCCTTTGCGAGAAGTTTAGGAGAGTTTGGCGCCACAATCAGTTTTGTTTCAAATATCCCCGCTGAGACTCAAACCATTCCGTTAGCTATGTTTACCTTCCTTGAAACACCGGGAGAAGAAATGGCGGCTGCACGCTTGTGTATTATTTCAATCGTTATTGCACTGTTATCACTTCTGACTTCTGAATGGGTAAGTCGACGAGTAAGACGCCGTGTAGGAGTGAGCCAATGA
- the modA gene encoding molybdate ABC transporter substrate-binding protein — protein sequence MKQIILCLGLLLSSHSVLAKDTVTIYAASSMTNAVGDLVEAYNQQHDSHIVTVFGGSSSLARQIESGAPADVFLSANEKWVSYLVEKKLADIDKVSLIAGNQLVLIKPASSPTQSFKLDQKQEWNKVLDDSRIAVGNTDSVPVGIYAKEALTNLGVWSEVKSKLAQTNNVRSALALVERGESALGIVYKTDALLTDKVEMLQSFEPSLHGAIHYPLVQLNDKLSSKQLVDFIQSDEARSILNKYGFRTDLGNEKFAQ from the coding sequence ATGAAGCAGATCATATTATGCCTAGGATTACTCCTTTCTAGTCATTCAGTTTTGGCCAAAGATACCGTTACAATCTATGCCGCATCATCAATGACCAATGCGGTAGGTGATTTAGTTGAAGCTTACAATCAACAACATGACAGTCATATCGTAACCGTGTTCGGAGGTTCATCCTCATTAGCTCGTCAGATTGAAAGCGGTGCTCCTGCGGATGTTTTCCTTTCTGCGAATGAGAAGTGGGTAAGCTATCTTGTCGAAAAGAAACTGGCCGATATAGATAAGGTCTCATTGATTGCCGGTAACCAATTGGTGTTAATAAAACCTGCGAGTTCACCGACACAGTCATTCAAATTGGATCAAAAGCAAGAGTGGAATAAAGTGCTTGATGATTCTCGAATAGCGGTAGGGAATACAGATTCCGTACCAGTCGGTATTTACGCCAAAGAGGCGCTCACTAACTTAGGTGTTTGGAGTGAGGTCAAATCTAAATTGGCTCAGACAAATAACGTTCGCAGTGCGTTAGCATTGGTTGAGCGTGGAGAATCAGCATTAGGCATCGTCTACAAAACAGATGCTTTACTTACTGACAAAGTAGAAATGTTGCAGTCATTTGAACCATCGCTGCATGGAGCAATACACTATCCATTGGTACAACTTAACGACAAGTTAAGCAGCAAACAACTGGTGGACTTTATTCAGTCTGACGAAGCCAGAAGCATACTAAATAAATACGGATTCCGTACAGACTTGGGAAACGAGAAATTTGCTCAGTGA